ATAAATGGCCCTAAATGGCAAGGATGTCACCCTAAGCCTACTCAGTGCACCCAAAAAGTACCCCAAAGTACCCCCTCTTGCTGTTCCTGGAAagctttagaaaataaattttgtaatttgCTGGAACCCAGGACTAATAGGATTTAACCACAAGCCAGTTATGAACTGGAAAAGGCAATGTTCAATCTGTCACCAACAAGCAACAGGCAAGGCTGTGTTTGAGGGCCCAGCCTTCCTCCGAGACTGAGGAGGACCCTCTCCACGTGGGTTTCCTCCCACACCCAGGAGAATGCAGCTTCCTGGGCAAGCCTTGGGCCCACCGGAGCCCGCAGGTCCACAGGGCCCACTTGCACTCGCACACGGGGGGAAGGCTGCTCTCTGAGAAACAAACATCGCTCCTGGCCCATGTCCCCAGGCCACCTTATTCCAGTGTTAAAAATCAAGATGTAAAGAATCACAAGTGACACCAATGTACAGGCAAATCCAGCTTGTTGGAGGGTGAGGAAGGCAGTTTGCACTCTCAGAGTAGGGAGGGCAAGTGGGGAGAAGTCCAGAGAGCAGTGGatggatatatgtgtgtatgtatgtatgtgtgtgtatatatgttctagtttgctgatgctgccggaatgcaaaacaccagaaatggactggcttttataaaagggggcttatttggttacacagttacagtcttaaggccataaagtgtccaaggtaacacatcagcaatcaggtaccttcactggaggatggccagtggtgtccagaaaacctctgttagctgggaaggcacgcggctggcgtctgccccaaagttctggtttcaaaatggctttctcccaggacattccgctctaggctgcagttcctcaaaaatgtcactgttagttgcacttggggtatttgtcctctctcagcttctccggagcacgattttgctttcaacagccgtcttcaaactgtctctcatctgcagctcctctctcagcgcctgtgcattcttcaaagtgtccctcttggctatagtagctcgctccttctgtctgatcttatatagtgctccagtaatttaatttagacccaccctgaatggatggggtaacacctccatggaaattatccaatcagagtcatcacccacagttgggtggggtgcatatccatggaaacactcaaagaattacaatctaattaacaccgataggtctgcccacacaagattacatcaaagataatggcatttggggggacataatacattcaaactggcacaaaatagttgtttatttatttcatctttctcttccaggaGTAAAGAATTCACTGGGTCTGTTGAGGGTGGGGTTGGATCAGGAGGGAGGGGGTCAGCTGAGAGTGGTCTGTGGCCTCCAAGTCCAAAGAGCCCTTGATTTCATAGGCGGTCTTCCTCTTCAAGGTCTCAATGAGGAGCCGCAGGCGCTTGGGGAAGGAGAGCGCTTGGGCAGCTGTggtgggaggtggaggtgggggggggtggcgggggTGGCGGGGGCggaggagggggtggaggaggcgggggaggtgggggaggagggggtcggggctggggaggaggccgAGGAGGGTGCTGAAAATACCAGGGACGAACAGAGGGGAGTCGGGCCGGAGAGGGCTGGGCGGGTTGGGGCTGTGTGCTGGCAGAGGGGGCAGTGGCCGGCTGGGCGATGTGCAGGGTGCTGGAACCGATCTTGGAGGCGATCCAGTCCAGATAGTGCCAGGTGGACGTGTAGACTCCAGGGCGCTTGGCACGGGCACAGCCTACCCCCCAGCTTGTGATCCCCACGACCACATAGACGTTCTCCACGTTGTCTTTGCACATGAGGGGCCCGCCGCTGTCCCCCTGCCCAGAAGGACACAGAGATGACTCTCCCTGAGTCCCTGCCCTGTGCCCTGAAGGATCATAGGCTCTGGGAAGACAATTTCCGCAGTCACACAGTTTCCTGCAGCTGTGAACCCAGGTGACTGCAGTAGAGCTGGGGAGGTGCCACTGGCTGCAGGGGGATGTGAGCGTGTGGCCCTCAGGGTTTCCTGGGGGTGCCCTGCACACGCAACTGCTAGAGAGGGTCCCGGGAAGAGGCGTGGGGATGTGTCCCCAGGGGCCCCGGGGGTCCAGAGGAGGTTCGCAGGGAGCAGGGCCCGGAGGCTGGGCCCCGGGAGGAGTTACCTGGCAGGTGTCAACCTTGCCTTCGGGGTACCCTGCACACACGTTGGTTGCACTGATTCGCCCGTTGTACCATTCCGTGGAGTTGCACAGGTCCAGGTCGATGAGGACCACGCGGGCCTCCTGCAGCATGGACGCCGGCTGGGAGCCTGCAGGCGGGTGACTCAGTCAGCGATCGGCACCCCCCGGCCAAACCCCACTGTCCTCCTGTAGCGCTCTGCTGAGCCTCCGATCCTGTCATGACATCTTGTCATCAGTCACCTGTGAGAGCTGATGCCCCTGGCACCGCCTGAACGGAGGAAAATACCCAATGGAAAGAGCAAGCAAGCGATGGGGGAAATGGGGCAGATGGACGGTTTCAGGTGAGTGGGCTGGGGGCACAGGAAGCAGAAGGCAGGGGGAGGCCTGTGGGCGGAGGGTGAGGCTTGTTATCAACAGCAGCGACAGGCACCTCTCATTTAACCCCTCCACAACCCTTGAGGGAGGCTTTTAGTCCCGGTTTGGATCAGGATCCTGAAGCaccacttgcccaaggtcacagcacTGACAAGGTCACGGATGACTTGGATTCGAACCCAGGAGTGTTCACTTCAGGACAAGTCCAGGACACCCTGTCACCCTCTGCAGCCTggctctgccccctccccttgcTTCCACCTCTGGCTCAGTTGTGGATACGATTTGAGAAGGAAAAGCTACTGCTGGAGCTCGGCTCAGGGCCCCCCTGTGCCTGGGATCTGCTGAGGACATTATAGGATGAGAAGTGCCGTGGGCGATCGAAATGAGCCATGAAGTCCAGTCGGAACGGCCATCAGGGCACTTGGTCACGGAAGGCCATCCTCATTGGGGTCCTGCCGATGGAGGGTCCGAGGGCAGCTGCTCTGACCCCTTACCAGGGCCAGCATGGAAAACAAGAGCCAGGCGCCCTGCAGCCCGCACGTGAGCATGGTCTGCGACAGAGGGACAGCAGCCTGCGGTGGGGAGGCCTGGAATGGGGTGGTGTAGACCCAGCTGGGGAGACGAGAGCCTCACAGAGCAGTGTGCCTGGGTCCAGGGTGTCCACTGGGCTTTCTCAATCTCTTTAACCTCCCCTCTGCCGCCCAAGCAGCAGTGTGGGCTGTGCATGTGCACTGCCCTTGGGGTGGGTCTAACACGGAAAGAACGAGGACAGTGCTCTCTCGCTAACCATTTAAGTGGCTTTTTAAATCTATAGCCCTGGGTTTCACTGTTCAGAACCAGCTGTCCCAAAACAGAAAAGTTTTGTCAATCCCAGCAGCTCGGCTTTGGAGGACAGCACTCTGTGGGGACGGAGGAGAAATGCCCCAGGGCAGTCGTCCGGTCCCAGAGCAGGTGACTTCGAAGAGGAAGCAGGAAAAGGAAGGTCTGAAGGGTGTCACAGGAATTTGGAGACAGCCTCAGAGGTGACAAAATCCCCCTTATGTCTAGGGGGATTCCAGAGTAAAAGTGGTCCCAGGTGTGGCCTGGGGGCTGCCGTCCTCTGGACGGTGGAGTGAGCGTGGGGTCCCGGGTGAGCCTCACAGGCCTGAGACCCCCAAGCACTGAGCACTCTGACAGGCAGGACAAGCAAGGAAGGCTGAGGACACGGGCAGGAAGGAGGCTCAGCCGAGGGGTGAGGGAGAGCCGTGGGCAGCAGCTGGCAGCTCCCCTTCCCTGAGGGATAGGAGAGGTGGCAAACCTGTCGGAAACTTAGATCACCTctaggaaaaggaagaggagttAAGGGAAGAATCCAGAAATTAttgatgcccccccccccatagaAAGACTGAGTTTTAAACTCCAAATGACAGAATCGCCTTGAGTTAGGAAATCTAAATTTTCCACCATTGGAGAGAAGATGTTGACCCCTGGTGTGGCTGGTACAGATGGATGCCGACCACTTGTGGAGAGCTGGAAGGACAGACAGAAAGCAGACACTGGCCAAGTCCTACCCAACCTTGCTGCCCGTTACTGCCACTGGAGGGGTGGCCTGTGGCTTTGGGGGTGCGCGATGTCTTTAGGCTGGGGATTGGCAGCCAGGGCTCCAGGCCTCAAATACCTACACAGCCTTGACCCCAGGAACACTAACCCTAACTCTTTTGCCTTCCCTTGGGCAGCCAGAGGAGCCACAGCCGTGTGGCCTAGGACAAGAGACATGACTCCTCTGACCCCAGTTTCCCCAGCTCAGCACAGCTCAACACGCAGCCTCTGCAGCCACCCAGATGCCACCGAAGGGCAGTGGCCAGCGTGCCCCCCGTGGGTGCCCCTTCCCACACTCACCACTCTCTCTCAGGAAGCCCCAGCCAGCCACCCAGCAGGCCTGGGGAATTGTGGGGGGGCCTGCCTTGAAGAGGGGCAGGCAGGCCTGGCCGACGAAGCTCCCACACGAAATAGGAGGGGTGATTCTCAGAAGCGTGATGTCGTTCTTCTTTAGCCTGTCGTCGTATTTTTCGTGAACGATGATCTTCTCCACGAACCTCTCCTCTGCGGGCAGCTTTATGGGTGCATTGCTCCCAGACAACacttccctggctccaaaaatcAGCCTCCACTGATTGGCTTTACTACGGACACACAGAGAGATCCAGTCATTCCCACACACGGCCTGTCTGAGCAGGAAACCTGGTGGCAGCCACCCCCACACCCGTGCCCCGGCGGGATTGAGATGCCCACCCAGAGGCTGATGGCCGCTTGGCCTAGAGCCCCTGAGAGGCCTCCAGAGCTCGCTCTCAGGAGACGGGCCTTTCGAAGGCCTCCCCACACGCCCCTCATGCGAACTTACTCTTTGTCCTTGAAACAGTGAGCAGCAGAAAGCACCCAGTGGGGATTCAGCAAGACGCCACCGCACCTGTGGTACCTCCGGTTGTTACGGTCAGTGAAGAGCTGGACGCTGACCATCCAGGGCCAGGACCCTGGTGCTGACGCCTGCCCGCCGATGACGCGGACGGACCCTGGCAGGCCCTGCCTGAACCGCAGTCCACAGGTGCCACTGAGGAGAGACCAGCCACAGTCGAGAGCAGGGAAAAGGCACAGCCCGTCACCCATCCCTGCACCCCTGCacctggggagagcctggctctgagggtgggaAAAGTGGGAAATCCACTGGCAGCCCGAAGAAAGGTGGGCTTCTGGGACTGTGAGGAACCACGAGGGGGAACGGCTGGTGGGCAGCGCTGTGGGGCTCTGAGGAGGCAGCAGGCCCCAAGGGTGCGGTGGGTTTGACTTCTCGGATCTCGTGAGTGTGGTCATAAGATGGGGAAAGAGAGGGCCACAGACTGCAAGGACAGGCTGTGAGGGCCCTGGAGGGGAGACTGGGGATGCGATGGAGGGCCTCGGGGTGGAGGGGAATAATGGCCTCAGGTCTTGAGAGACACATGGGGGAAACTCAAGGAAGAGCCCAGGGACTAAGGAGGCCTTGGAGCTGCAAGatggtgggggcggggggaagGAGAGTAGTTATAGGCAGGTGGGGCCTCCCACAGGTGTAGGGGCACTAGGAGCAGAGGGTGTCTAGAGGTAAAAGTCTGGGAACTGTGATGCTGGTGGGAGACCACGTATAGTTGGGGAGTTATTGACATTGGAGGGCTTGTGGGAGTCCACAGATGAGGTGGACATCCTAGAGGGGTGGCATGAAGATACCGTGGGGTATTTGGGGTCAGCCCCAGG
Above is a window of Choloepus didactylus isolate mChoDid1 chromosome 8, mChoDid1.pri, whole genome shotgun sequence DNA encoding:
- the ACR gene encoding LOW QUALITY PROTEIN: acrosin (The sequence of the model RefSeq protein was modified relative to this genomic sequence to represent the inferred CDS: inserted 2 bases in 1 codon) codes for the protein MTTLTRSEKSNPPHPWGLLPPQSPTALPTSRSPSWFLTVPEAHLSSGCQWISHFSHPQSQALPRCRGAGMGDGLCLFPALDCGWSLLSGTCGLRFRQGLPGSVRVIGGQASAPGSWPWMVSVQLFTDRNNRRYHRCGGVLLNPHWVLSAAHCFKDKDKANQWRLIFGAREVLSGSNAPIKLPAEERFVEKIIVHEKYDDRLKKNDITLLRITPPISCGSFVGQACLPLFKAGPPTIPQACWVAGWGFLRESGSQPASMLQEARVVLIDLDLCNSTEWYNGRISATNVCAGYPEGKVDTCQGDSGGPLMCKDNVENVYVVVGITSWGVGCARAKRPGVYTSTWHYLDWIASKIGSSTLHIAQPATAPSASTQPQPAQPSPARLPSVRPWYFQHPPRPPPQPRPPPPPPPPPPPPPPPPPPPPPPPPTSTSXTTAAQALSFPKRLRLLIETLKRKTAYEIKGSLDLEATDHSQLTPSLLIQPHPQQTQ